Proteins encoded in a region of the Coffea eugenioides isolate CCC68of chromosome 4, Ceug_1.0, whole genome shotgun sequence genome:
- the LOC113769183 gene encoding uncharacterized protein LOC113769183 has product MRIGKVYNICNDCGEDIETLEHMLFYCLEAQKVWKLAPIKWEGFENLQHNIWKWWQAVMTGTKEQGTDHINLTVIILWKLWKARNKRIFEEETRYALKIVQKAQREWMEFDKANAEEGETCSSTHTVQQHQRKWERPKEGVIRINTDIAISAHMIRIGKGIIARNWTRKILKAKGLVEHKRGEASTEEALAVRAVLTMTKNVGWTKIDVQTDCKVVVDQIDASKM; this is encoded by the coding sequence ATGAGAATAGGAAAAGTATACAACATCTGTAACGATTGTGGTGAAGATATTGAAACATTGGAACATATGCTATTCTACTGTCTTGAAGCGCAGAAGGTATGGAAACTAGCTCCTATCAAATGGGAAGGATTCGAAAACCTACAGCACAATATTTGGAAATGGTGGCAAGCAGTAATGACGGGAACAAAGGAACAAGGCACGGATCACATAAACCTCACTGTAATCATATTGTGGAAGCTGTggaaagcaagaaacaaaaggatCTTTGAAGAGGAAACAAGATATGCTCTAAAGATTGTGCAAAAAGCACAAAGGGAATGGATGGAATTCGACAAAGCAAATGCAGAAGAAGGAGAAACATGCAGCAGCACTCACACAGTCCAGCAACACCAAAGGAAATGGGAGCGACCAAAGGAAGGTGTCATTAGGATCAACACAGACATTGCTATCTCAGCTCACATGATTAGAATAGGGAAAGGTATTATTGCAAGGAACTGGACAAGGAAGATCCTTAAAGCAAAGGGGCTGGTAGAACACAAAAGGGGAGAAGCAAGCACTGAAGAAGCTTTAGCTGTAAGAGCAGTGTTAACGATGACCAAAAATGTAGGTTGGACTAAAATAGATGTCCAGACAGACTGCAAAGTTGTGGTGGATCAAATAGATGCAAGCAAAATGTAG